A genomic region of Jeotgalibaca ciconiae contains the following coding sequences:
- the fliG gene encoding flagellar motor switch protein FliG — protein sequence MEDVSGIRKAAILLISLGAETSAEILRLLPESYIQKVSYEIANIDYVNPTEREEILNEFLEMSQARQYVIDGGVDYAREILNRALGAQRAKEVIDLLNQIQLRERPFNIARKADPMQLKNLLLSEQPQTVALVLCYMQPDKAAQILAQFPLELQTEIAERIGTITSTSPAVIEKIEKVIENKFSSYVENDTETVGGVHALVEILNSVGRSTEKNIIQVLEERQPELADEVKANLFTFEDIIALHASDVQKVLRHVDNDDLMLALKGVSDEIRNFVFQNMSSRAVETIKEDMQFMGPARLSAVEEAQQKIVAIIRTLDESGEIYIRRGDQDAIIS from the coding sequence ATGGAAGATGTGTCTGGAATTAGAAAAGCGGCAATCCTTTTAATCTCTCTCGGTGCAGAAACTTCAGCCGAAATACTACGACTTTTACCGGAAAGCTATATCCAAAAAGTAAGTTATGAGATTGCCAACATTGATTATGTGAATCCAACAGAGCGAGAAGAAATACTAAATGAATTTTTAGAAATGTCTCAAGCCCGCCAGTATGTCATAGATGGCGGTGTTGATTATGCCCGTGAAATTCTGAATCGGGCATTGGGCGCACAACGAGCAAAAGAAGTCATTGATTTATTGAATCAAATTCAATTACGTGAGCGTCCTTTCAATATTGCCAGGAAAGCTGATCCCATGCAGCTGAAAAATTTATTATTAAGTGAACAGCCTCAGACAGTTGCATTAGTATTGTGCTACATGCAGCCAGATAAAGCTGCGCAAATTTTAGCACAATTTCCTTTAGAACTGCAAACAGAGATTGCAGAGCGAATTGGTACGATTACCAGTACTTCTCCTGCAGTTATTGAAAAAATCGAAAAAGTAATTGAAAATAAATTCTCTTCTTATGTAGAGAATGACACTGAAACAGTTGGTGGAGTTCATGCGCTGGTAGAAATTTTGAATTCCGTAGGCAGAAGTACGGAGAAAAATATTATTCAAGTGTTGGAAGAAAGACAGCCTGAGTTGGCAGATGAAGTGAAGGCGAACTTGTTTACCTTTGAAGATATCATTGCTCTGCACGCATCCGATGTTCAAAAAGTCTTACGTCACGTTGATAATGATGATTTAATGTTGGCATTGAAAGGTGTGTCAGATGAAATCCGCAATTTCGTCTTCCAAAATATGTCTTCTCGTGCAGTAGAAACAATCAAAGAAGATATGCAATTTATGGGACCTGCTCGACTATCCGCAGTAGAAGAAGCACAACAAAAAATTGTGGCGATTATTCGAACCTTGGATGAATCGGGTGAGATTTATATAAGAAGAGGTGATCAAGATGCCATCATTTCATAG
- a CDS encoding FliH/SctL family protein produces the protein MPSFHRIIKAGNSSAPIEHAPVTTTWQPKIQAARAEEKNPVKEAYQAERQQIEAIMEETRAEKQAVLSAAKAEAEELKAKAETEGYQIGEKKGVQEGFRSGYQKGLESAIEEAKEVKENANQILAEAEKQVALFYEEKKKEMIELAAQMAEKIIHEKIDSSDEKLIALIAPILSRMEQKDTFITITVNPELQEAMKKNLGKLETEYPLFRFVVLADVTLEKNGCVIESSHAIVDLQIKQQLEAMVADLKEL, from the coding sequence ATGCCATCATTTCATAGAATTATTAAGGCAGGTAATTCGTCGGCACCTATTGAACATGCGCCGGTGACAACGACTTGGCAGCCGAAAATACAAGCTGCTCGAGCAGAGGAAAAAAATCCTGTTAAAGAGGCTTACCAGGCAGAACGCCAACAAATAGAAGCCATTATGGAAGAAACAAGAGCAGAGAAACAAGCAGTTTTATCTGCTGCGAAAGCCGAAGCAGAAGAATTGAAAGCAAAGGCTGAAACAGAAGGTTATCAAATTGGCGAAAAAAAAGGTGTTCAAGAAGGATTCCGGTCAGGCTATCAAAAAGGGCTGGAATCGGCCATAGAAGAAGCGAAAGAAGTAAAAGAGAACGCAAATCAAATCCTTGCAGAAGCAGAGAAACAAGTAGCGTTGTTTTATGAAGAGAAGAAAAAAGAAATGATTGAACTGGCAGCACAGATGGCTGAAAAAATTATCCATGAAAAAATTGATAGCTCTGATGAGAAGCTGATTGCATTAATTGCGCCCATTCTAAGTCGAATGGAACAAAAAGATACCTTTATCACGATCACTGTCAATCCTGAGTTACAGGAAGCGATGAAGAAAAATCTTGGAAAATTAGAAACGGAATACCCACTTTTCCGTTTTGTTGTTTTAGCGGATGTAACCTTAGAAAAAAATGGGTGTGTGATTGAAAGTTCTCATGCCATTGTTGATTTACAAATAAAGCAGCAATTAGAAGCAATGGTTGCCGATTTGAAAGAGTTGTAG
- the fliI gene encoding flagellar protein export ATPase FliI, with amino-acid sequence MFQIPFDCYQKQLKKKNYFQTKGKVSEVTGLIIKVEGLEAFIGEVCEIFLKATEKIVLSEVVGFVEQTVLLMPLDNLDGIGPGCLVRPTGKTLQVEVSDELLGTTIDGLGRPMSHNRQINGRLQEVNGEAPDPFKRNKIETVIPTGIKAIDGALTIGEGQRVGIFAGSGVGKSTLLGMIARYCEADVIVIGLIGERGREVLEFIENDLGEEGYKKSVVVCATSDSPPLVRLKGSFTATAIAEYFRDQGKKVVLMMDSVTRVAMAQREIGLATGEPPTTKGYTPSVFTTLPRLLERSGMSDKGSITAFYTVLVEGDDMNEPIADTVRGILDGHIILSRKIASENQYPAIDIQNSISRLMKEIVSDEHYQAAGKLKENMAVYAESKDLIDVGAYQKGSNPSVDRAIQLHHPIKTFLKQQVEEPFRFSETLQFLTKTLA; translated from the coding sequence ATGTTCCAGATTCCTTTTGATTGCTATCAAAAGCAACTAAAAAAGAAAAATTACTTTCAAACAAAAGGAAAAGTTTCGGAAGTCACAGGATTAATCATTAAAGTAGAAGGACTAGAGGCTTTTATCGGAGAAGTTTGCGAAATTTTTTTGAAAGCTACTGAAAAAATCGTCCTCAGTGAAGTTGTGGGTTTTGTAGAACAGACCGTTTTACTCATGCCGCTAGATAATCTGGATGGGATTGGGCCAGGTTGTCTTGTAAGGCCAACTGGAAAAACACTTCAGGTGGAAGTTTCTGATGAATTATTAGGGACAACCATTGATGGACTGGGCAGACCCATGTCTCATAATAGGCAGATAAATGGCAGGCTTCAGGAAGTAAATGGCGAGGCTCCCGATCCCTTTAAGCGGAATAAAATAGAAACGGTTATTCCAACCGGGATAAAAGCGATCGATGGTGCTTTGACGATCGGAGAAGGACAGCGGGTCGGTATTTTTGCCGGTAGTGGGGTTGGAAAGAGTACCTTGCTTGGTATGATTGCACGATATTGTGAAGCCGATGTCATTGTCATCGGCTTGATTGGTGAGCGTGGGCGAGAGGTGCTTGAGTTTATTGAAAATGATTTGGGCGAAGAAGGGTACAAGAAGTCGGTTGTTGTTTGTGCAACATCTGATTCGCCGCCGCTGGTTCGTTTAAAAGGCTCTTTTACAGCAACAGCAATTGCTGAATACTTCCGCGATCAAGGGAAAAAAGTGGTCTTGATGATGGACTCTGTTACTCGTGTTGCGATGGCGCAACGTGAAATCGGTTTGGCAACTGGGGAGCCACCAACGACGAAAGGCTACACACCTTCTGTTTTCACCACCTTGCCTCGTTTATTAGAACGAAGCGGTATGTCGGATAAAGGCTCTATTACCGCTTTTTACACGGTATTGGTAGAAGGGGATGACATGAACGAACCCATTGCAGATACAGTTCGAGGGATTTTGGATGGTCATATCATCCTTTCCCGGAAGATTGCTTCCGAGAATCAATACCCTGCCATTGACATTCAAAATAGTATCAGTCGTTTGATGAAAGAGATTGTGAGTGACGAACATTATCAAGCAGCCGGAAAACTAAAAGAAAATATGGCTGTATATGCTGAGTCAAAAGACTTGATTGATGTAGGAGCTTACCAAAAAGGGTCGAATCCTTCTGTAGATCGAGCAATTCAATTGCACCATCCAATCAAGACTTTTTTAAAACAGCAAGTAGAAGAACCGTTTCGTTTTTCTGAAACCCTGCAATTTTTAACAAAGACATTAGCTTAG
- the fliJ gene encoding flagellar export protein FliJ — protein MASHKFSMEKILGWRFDLEDEARLQLSNLQDKWNRENLQLQSLIQENIKVKNDNLKNTQIQTLRYNDYYKMVIDEKIVQQKNQMDSTQAQINKAQEQLLDAHKNRRAMEKLKEKELTAAEETMKRLEQMQLDEFATMNYKQRAL, from the coding sequence TTGGCAAGTCATAAATTTTCCATGGAGAAAATATTAGGGTGGCGTTTTGATTTAGAGGACGAAGCAAGGTTACAACTTTCGAATCTACAAGATAAATGGAACAGAGAGAACCTGCAACTTCAAAGCTTGATTCAAGAGAATATCAAAGTGAAGAACGACAACTTGAAAAATACTCAAATCCAAACATTACGCTATAACGATTATTATAAAATGGTCATTGACGAAAAAATTGTTCAGCAAAAAAATCAGATGGATTCTACACAAGCACAAATAAATAAAGCACAAGAACAATTGCTTGATGCTCATAAAAATCGTAGAGCAATGGAAAAATTAAAAGAAAAAGAGCTTACTGCAGCCGAAGAAACGATGAAAAGGCTTGAACAAATGCAATTAGATGAATTCGCAACGATGAATTATAAGCAAAGAGCATTGTAG
- a CDS encoding flagellar hook-length control protein FliK: MIPSPDANQFQELLHQFLEQPTEQLKSEEQDVTFIQTSESENEEDMEKAMAEATKTLLQFQHVRPVIPDIQNVQKSEMSIVDGERSIEKTLPLFVAPFADGTTKTIEQFDVWDAEKLFEEAPQEPKKQARIPEVASQVSELVPPKEQLLFEKKLGTDQSTLLIENHQVDSKVHFDEKNFESADEQLQQIEELSESNGISLSKEKKVLPKKLITEKSDETIAFQPTKSVPVEEKIEKKPFVVTELSSELPEKNLSVPIELPKETTIAPSGKQVQITWQNPEQFVKDIGESMNLSIKDMETHENKRIQVTITPEKLGEMEIHLEWKEDKIVAKMFIQKEDIRELVERKVPTIIANTQNETMIHSIVIEEMPQANTAFAGQTMDFGANQQSTNNSGKINKAGIQDFEEETEEIQEPASKGLSLYI, encoded by the coding sequence GTGATCCCGTCTCCTGATGCCAATCAGTTTCAAGAATTGTTGCATCAGTTTCTTGAACAGCCAACTGAACAGTTGAAGTCAGAAGAACAAGATGTCACATTCATACAAACATCTGAATCAGAAAATGAAGAAGATATGGAAAAAGCAATGGCAGAAGCAACGAAGACACTGCTGCAATTCCAACATGTCCGGCCAGTCATTCCCGATATTCAGAATGTTCAAAAGAGTGAAATGAGCATCGTAGACGGTGAACGGTCAATTGAAAAAACACTGCCTCTTTTTGTAGCTCCTTTTGCTGATGGAACCACAAAAACAATAGAGCAATTTGATGTTTGGGACGCTGAAAAATTATTCGAAGAAGCGCCACAAGAGCCGAAAAAACAAGCGAGGATTCCTGAAGTTGCTTCTCAAGTATCAGAGCTTGTTCCGCCTAAGGAGCAACTACTATTTGAAAAAAAACTTGGAACAGATCAATCCACCTTGTTAATTGAAAATCATCAAGTAGATTCAAAGGTACATTTTGATGAGAAAAACTTCGAGTCAGCTGATGAGCAACTCCAACAAATAGAAGAACTATCAGAATCTAACGGAATAAGCTTGTCAAAAGAAAAAAAGGTCTTGCCTAAAAAGCTCATAACTGAAAAATCAGACGAGACGATTGCATTTCAGCCGACGAAATCTGTTCCTGTCGAAGAGAAAATCGAGAAGAAACCATTCGTTGTAACAGAGTTATCAAGTGAGTTGCCTGAAAAGAATCTAAGCGTTCCGATAGAGCTGCCGAAAGAAACAACGATTGCGCCAAGCGGAAAACAAGTACAAATTACTTGGCAAAATCCCGAACAATTCGTGAAGGATATTGGAGAAAGCATGAATCTTTCTATTAAAGACATGGAAACTCATGAAAATAAACGGATACAAGTAACGATTACACCAGAGAAGCTGGGTGAAATGGAAATCCATCTTGAATGGAAAGAAGATAAAATTGTCGCAAAAATGTTTATCCAAAAAGAAGATATCAGAGAGCTTGTTGAAAGAAAAGTGCCGACAATTATAGCTAATACTCAAAATGAAACAATGATTCATTCCATCGTCATTGAAGAAATGCCTCAAGCAAATACTGCATTTGCTGGACAAACGATGGACTTTGGTGCAAACCAACAATCTACAAATAATTCGGGAAAAATAAATAAAGCAGGTATACAAGATTTTGAAGAAGAAACGGAAGAAATCCAGGAACCAGCTT